Proteins encoded in a region of the Triplophysa rosa linkage group LG6, Trosa_1v2, whole genome shotgun sequence genome:
- the LOC130556046 gene encoding gamma-crystallin M2, producing the protein MGRVIFFEDRNFQGRSYECMSDCADMSSYLSRSHSCRVESGCWMMYDRTNYMGNQYFFRRGEYADYMSMFGMNDCIRSCRMIPMYRGSYRMRIYERENFGGQMYEMMDDCDNIMDRYRMSHCQSCHVMNGHWLMYEQPHYRGRMWYFRPGEYRSFSNMGGMRFMSMRRIMDSWY; encoded by the exons ATGGGGAGA GTTATCTTCTTCGAGGACAGGAACTTTCAGGGTCGCTCTTACGAATGTATGAGCGACTGTGCTGACATGTCCTCCTACCTGAGCCGCAGTCACTCCTGTAGAGTGGAGAGCGGATGCTGGATGATGTACGACCGTACCAACTACATGGGAAACCAGTATTTCTTTAGGAGGGGCGAGTACGCTGACTACATGTCTATGTTTGGAATGAATGACTGCATCAGGTCCTGTCGTATGATCCCCATG TACAGAGGATCCTACAGAATGAGGATCTATGAGAGGGAGAACTTTGGAGGACAGATGTACGAGATGATGGACGACTGTGACAACATCATGGACCGCTACCGTATGTCTCACTGCCAGTCCTGTCATGTGATGAACGGTCACTGGCTCATGTATGAGCAGCCCCACTACAGAGGAAGAATGTGGTACTTCAGGCCTGGAGAGTACAGGAGCTTCAGTAATATGGGTGGAATGAGATTCATGAGCATGAGGCGTATCATGGATTCTTGGTATTAG